AGAAAAAGAGTCGAGTCAGTAGGGATGTGATCTAGGAGGTTTTTGAAGTGGTCATGCGTGATTTCTCCCTGTTTGTAGACCAGCATTTTGGATGCATCGCGATTTTCTAGTGGGTGCTTGGCTATCTTTTCGTCAGGTAGCTCGAATAAATACTCTTCTAGTTCCGTACTTGGTTTGGACATATGTCAAGTGTAGTTCAGTGCCAAAATTCTTGTTTTCTGTTCATAATCTGATGCGAAAGTCTAAATTTCTTCTGTACTTCGTGGACTATGTCTTTGAAACTAGAATATCAAAAACACATACTTCAGTTCAAATTTGCGGCGGGAACCTCCCGAGGAGTCCTTCGTACCAAAGAGGTTTGGATTCTGAAAGTGACGGATACCGAATCATCCGTGAGTGTGGGGTACGGTGAAGTGAGTGTTATAGAACGGTTGAGTCTCGATTTTAAACTTGATTTTGATGTAGAGTTGGGTGAATTGAGTGAGGCCATCTCGGGTCAAATCATGCCACAGTCAGAGAGTGGAGTGTACCAGTTAGTAGCCTCTATGGTGGAAGAGGCCAAACCTGCGATTCGTTTTGGTTTGGAGACCGCTTTGTTGGATTTGCTCAACGGAGAGCAGTTCAAGGTTTTTGACAATGATTTTTATAACCATGGACGGCAGATTCCAATCAATGGACTGATTTGGATGGGGGATGAGGAATTTATGCTGACCCAGATAGAGAAGAAAATACAGCGAGGGTTCCGGTGTCTCAAGATGAAGATAGGAGCGATTGATTTTGAGACGGAAAAGAAGATCTTGGGATCTATACGCAAGCGATTTGGGGAGAGTGAGCTGACGCTGAGGGTAGATGCGAACGGTGCTTTTCAGACAAAAGATGTCCTCAAGAAACTGGATGAACTGGCGCAGTTTGGCTTGCATTCTATCGAGCAGCCAATCATGCCTCGTCAATATCATGCCATGCAGTTGGTCTGCAAGCGATCTCCAGTTCCGGTGGCGTTGGATGAGGAGCTGATTGGTGTTTTTGGCCCAAAGGCGAAGCGAGAATTATTGGCAGGTATTGAGCCTCCGTTTATCATACTCAAGCCCTCGTTGTTGGGGGGATTTGCTGCCACGACTGAATGGATCAAGATTGCGGAAGAACTTGGGGTTGACTGGTGGATTACGTCTGCACTGGAAAGCAATGTCGGGCTCAATGCTATCTGTCAGTATACGGCTGAGTTTTCGGATTTGTCCTATCAAGGGTTAGGGACGGGGCAACTCTACGAAAATAACTTTCACTCCCCTTTGACCATCGATGGGCAGTGTATCTCGTATCACCCCAATCTCTCTTGGGACCTTTCGCCGCTTCGATTTGGTGAGTGATCTATTATTTGGTCTTGTTGGTCGAAATATATTGATATTGGAGAGTGCAGAGGACAGTTTTACAGCATAGTCTAGAGCGAAGTTATCGCTCATACTCTTTTCAAAATTGTCAATTACAATAAGTTTTTGCTGGACTCGGCGGCTTCATCGGCCAAGAGTTCAGCATTTTTTTTGCCCAAGTATCGGTCGATG
The DNA window shown above is from Reichenbachiella sp. 5M10 and carries:
- a CDS encoding o-succinylbenzoate synthase codes for the protein MSLKLEYQKHILQFKFAAGTSRGVLRTKEVWILKVTDTESSVSVGYGEVSVIERLSLDFKLDFDVELGELSEAISGQIMPQSESGVYQLVASMVEEAKPAIRFGLETALLDLLNGEQFKVFDNDFYNHGRQIPINGLIWMGDEEFMLTQIEKKIQRGFRCLKMKIGAIDFETEKKILGSIRKRFGESELTLRVDANGAFQTKDVLKKLDELAQFGLHSIEQPIMPRQYHAMQLVCKRSPVPVALDEELIGVFGPKAKRELLAGIEPPFIILKPSLLGGFAATTEWIKIAEELGVDWWITSALESNVGLNAICQYTAEFSDLSYQGLGTGQLYENNFHSPLTIDGQCISYHPNLSWDLSPLRFGE